The following proteins come from a genomic window of Crassostrea angulata isolate pt1a10 chromosome 1, ASM2561291v2, whole genome shotgun sequence:
- the LOC128168420 gene encoding potassium voltage-gated channel protein Shaw-like isoform X6 — translation MTTIDDNRVILNVGGIRHETYKATLKKIPATRLSRLTEALANYDPILNEYFFDRHPGVFAQILNYYRTGKLHYPTDVCGPLFEEELEFWGLDSNQVEPCCWMTYTQHRDTQDVLAILDRLDLDTDKPTEEDIMKKFGWEEEYRAGELNCWQRIQPKIWALFDEPYSSNAAKVRRVIAVVSVFFIVVSILSFCLKTHPEMRVPVLKNTTSNTSDGGLSWRLEKKKTEPHQAFFYIECASNAWFTFEIIIRLIVAPNKLDFLKAPVNIIDIIATLSFYLDFMLTKLKQENDILEFFSIIRIMRLCKLTRHSAGLKILIHTFKASAKELVLLVFFLVLGIVIFAALIFYAERIQYNPDNDFTSIPVGLWWAIVTMTTVGYGDMAPKTYVGMFVGALCALLGVLTIALPVPVIVSNFALFYSHTQARSKLPKKRRRVLPVELPRPKGPKGMGPGGGPPPINRHRNAIKHPPVGQPDHKINRMDQGCTIQQLMPFRTYPYGYFLDAAGITSLIMAPNANLNSTPVGSSNSVTATTASLGVTTNSVTSNVTTSTSINQDKKDLVNNSHVADGATTDSTKLSNSSAVNNSAEARHYSPSTSPPKSNNLVAVNT, via the exons ATGACAACGATAGACGATAATCGGGTCATTCTTAATGTTGGCGGCATCCGCCATGAGACTTATAAAGCCACCCTAAAGAAGATTCCAGCCACGCGTCTCTCCCGACTGACCGAGGCGCTGGCCAACTATGACCCCATACTTAACGAGTACTTCTTCGACCGCCACCCTGGGGTGTTCGCGCAGATCCTCAACTACTACCGCACAGGGAAGCTCCACTACCCCACCGATGTCTGTGGCCCGCTGTTTGAGGAAGAACTCGAGTTCTGGGGGTTGGATTCGAACCAAGTGGAGCCGTGCTGCTGGATGACCTACACCCAACACAGGGATACTCAGGACGTGCTGGCCATCTTGGATCGGCTGGACCTGGACACAGACAAACCGACGGAGGAGGACATCATGAAGAAGTTTGGATGGGAGGAGGAATACAGGGCGGGGGAGCTGAACTGCTGGCAGAGGATCCAGCCCAAGATATGGGCCCTCTTTGACGAGCCCTACTCCTCCAATGCTGCCAAGGTAAGACGG GTCATCGCCGTTGTATCAGTATTTTTCATCGTGGTTTCTATTTTATCCTTCTGTTTGAAAACACATCCCGAGATGCGAGTTCCAGTGCTCAAGAATACCACTTCGAACACCTCCGACGGCGGACTCTCATGGCGGCTAGAGAAGAAGAAGACAGAGCCCCATCAGGCGTTCTTTTATATTGAATGTGCAAGCAATGCTTGGTttacatttgaaataataattcgaTTGATAGTTGCACCAAATAAGTTAGATTTTCTGAAAGCACCGGTGAACATAATAGATATTATAGCTACTCTTTCATTCTATTTGGATTTTATGTTGACGAAGCTGAAACAAGAAAATGATATTCTGGAGTTCTTTAGCATCATCCGTATCATGCGACTTTGTAAGCTTACACGGCATTCCGCCGGACTCAAGATCCTAATTCATACTTTCAAGGCGAGTGCCAAGGAACTCGTGCTGCTAGTGTTTTTCCTTGTGTTGGGCATTGTGATTTTTGCCGCTCTGATATTTTATGCGGAACGAATTCAATATAATCCGGATAACGATTTCACGTCCATTCCGGTTGGACTGTGGTGGGCTATCGTTACTATGACAACCGTGGGGTACGGAGACATGGCGCCAAAGACGTACGTGGGTATGTTTGTGGGGGCGCTGTGTGCTCTGCTGGGGGTACTGACTATTGCGCTCCCAGTCCCCGTCATAGTCAGCAACTTCGCCCTGTTCTATTCTCATACGCAGGCGCGATCCAAACTACCGAAGAAGAGGAGGCGGGTCCTTCCGGTTGAACTGCCTCGACCGAAGGGCCCCAAGGGCATGGGGCCCGGGGGAGGTCCCCCTCCCATCAACAGGCACAGGAACGCCATCAAGCACCCCCCTGTGGGTCAGCCGGACCATAAGATCAACAGAATGG ATCAAGGTTGTACAATACAGCAATTGATGCCCTTTCGTA CATATCCGTACGGGTATTTCTTAG ATGCCGCTGGGATCACCAGTCTTATCATGGCACCTAACGCCAACCTAAACAGTACCCCCGTGGGGAGCAGTAACTCTGTGACAGCCACCACCGCCAGCCTGGGGGTCACCACCAACTCTGTCACCAGTAATGTCACCACATCCACCTCGATAAACCAGGACAAGA AGGACCTGGTAAACAACTCTCATGTAGCGGACGGGGCGACAACAGACTCCACCAAACTCTCGAATTCCTCCGCGGTGAACAACTCGGCGGAAGCGCGTCACTACTCCCCCTCCACCTCACCCCCCAAGTCTAACAATCTGGTGGCGGTGAATACGTAA
- the LOC128168420 gene encoding potassium voltage-gated channel protein Shaw-like isoform X9, translated as MTTIDDNRVILNVGGIRHETYKATLKKIPATRLSRLTEALANYDPILNEYFFDRHPGVFAQILNYYRTGKLHYPTDVCGPLFEEELEFWGLDSNQVEPCCWMTYTQHRDTQDVLAILDRLDLDTDKPTEEDIMKKFGWEEEYRAGELNCWQRIQPKIWALFDEPYSSNAAKVRRVIAVVSVFFIVVSILSFCLKTHPEMRVPVLKNTTSNTSDGGLSWRLEKKKTEPHQAFFYIECASNAWFTFEIIIRLIVAPNKLDFLKAPVNIIDIIATLSFYLDFMLTKLKQENDILEFFSIIRIMRLCKLTRHSAGLKILIHTFKASAKELVLLVFFLVLGIVIFAALIFYAERIQYNPDNDFTSIPVGLWWAIVTMTTVGYGDMAPKTYVGMFVGALCALLGVLTIALPVPVIVSNFALFYSHTQARSKLPKKRRRVLPVELPRPKGPKGMGPGGGPPPINRHRNAIKHPPVGQPDHKINRMDAAGITSLIMAPNANLNSTPVGSSNSVTATTASLGVTTNSVTSNVTTSTSINQDKKDLVNNSHVADGATTDSTKLSNSSAVNNSAEARHYSPSTSPPKSNNLVAVNT; from the exons ATGACAACGATAGACGATAATCGGGTCATTCTTAATGTTGGCGGCATCCGCCATGAGACTTATAAAGCCACCCTAAAGAAGATTCCAGCCACGCGTCTCTCCCGACTGACCGAGGCGCTGGCCAACTATGACCCCATACTTAACGAGTACTTCTTCGACCGCCACCCTGGGGTGTTCGCGCAGATCCTCAACTACTACCGCACAGGGAAGCTCCACTACCCCACCGATGTCTGTGGCCCGCTGTTTGAGGAAGAACTCGAGTTCTGGGGGTTGGATTCGAACCAAGTGGAGCCGTGCTGCTGGATGACCTACACCCAACACAGGGATACTCAGGACGTGCTGGCCATCTTGGATCGGCTGGACCTGGACACAGACAAACCGACGGAGGAGGACATCATGAAGAAGTTTGGATGGGAGGAGGAATACAGGGCGGGGGAGCTGAACTGCTGGCAGAGGATCCAGCCCAAGATATGGGCCCTCTTTGACGAGCCCTACTCCTCCAATGCTGCCAAGGTAAGACGG GTCATCGCCGTTGTATCAGTATTTTTCATCGTGGTTTCTATTTTATCCTTCTGTTTGAAAACACATCCCGAGATGCGAGTTCCAGTGCTCAAGAATACCACTTCGAACACCTCCGACGGCGGACTCTCATGGCGGCTAGAGAAGAAGAAGACAGAGCCCCATCAGGCGTTCTTTTATATTGAATGTGCAAGCAATGCTTGGTttacatttgaaataataattcgaTTGATAGTTGCACCAAATAAGTTAGATTTTCTGAAAGCACCGGTGAACATAATAGATATTATAGCTACTCTTTCATTCTATTTGGATTTTATGTTGACGAAGCTGAAACAAGAAAATGATATTCTGGAGTTCTTTAGCATCATCCGTATCATGCGACTTTGTAAGCTTACACGGCATTCCGCCGGACTCAAGATCCTAATTCATACTTTCAAGGCGAGTGCCAAGGAACTCGTGCTGCTAGTGTTTTTCCTTGTGTTGGGCATTGTGATTTTTGCCGCTCTGATATTTTATGCGGAACGAATTCAATATAATCCGGATAACGATTTCACGTCCATTCCGGTTGGACTGTGGTGGGCTATCGTTACTATGACAACCGTGGGGTACGGAGACATGGCGCCAAAGACGTACGTGGGTATGTTTGTGGGGGCGCTGTGTGCTCTGCTGGGGGTACTGACTATTGCGCTCCCAGTCCCCGTCATAGTCAGCAACTTCGCCCTGTTCTATTCTCATACGCAGGCGCGATCCAAACTACCGAAGAAGAGGAGGCGGGTCCTTCCGGTTGAACTGCCTCGACCGAAGGGCCCCAAGGGCATGGGGCCCGGGGGAGGTCCCCCTCCCATCAACAGGCACAGGAACGCCATCAAGCACCCCCCTGTGGGTCAGCCGGACCATAAGATCAACAGAATGG ATGCCGCTGGGATCACCAGTCTTATCATGGCACCTAACGCCAACCTAAACAGTACCCCCGTGGGGAGCAGTAACTCTGTGACAGCCACCACCGCCAGCCTGGGGGTCACCACCAACTCTGTCACCAGTAATGTCACCACATCCACCTCGATAAACCAGGACAAGA AGGACCTGGTAAACAACTCTCATGTAGCGGACGGGGCGACAACAGACTCCACCAAACTCTCGAATTCCTCCGCGGTGAACAACTCGGCGGAAGCGCGTCACTACTCCCCCTCCACCTCACCCCCCAAGTCTAACAATCTGGTGGCGGTGAATACGTAA
- the LOC128168420 gene encoding potassium voltage-gated channel protein Shaw-like isoform X8 produces the protein MTTIDDNRVILNVGGIRHETYKATLKKIPATRLSRLTEALANYDPILNEYFFDRHPGVFAQILNYYRTGKLHYPTDVCGPLFEEELEFWGLDSNQVEPCCWMTYTQHRDTQDVLAILDRLDLDTDKPTEEDIMKKFGWEEEYRAGELNCWQRIQPKIWALFDEPYSSNAAKVRRVIAVVSVFFIVVSILSFCLKTHPEMRVPVLKNTTSNTSDGGLSWRLEKKKTEPHQAFFYIECASNAWFTFEIIIRLIVAPNKLDFLKAPVNIIDIIATLSFYLDFMLTKLKQENDILEFFSIIRIMRLCKLTRHSAGLKILIHTFKASAKELVLLVFFLVLGIVIFAALIFYAERIQYNPDNDFTSIPVGLWWAIVTMTTVGYGDMAPKTYVGMFVGALCALLGVLTIALPVPVIVSNFALFYSHTQARSKLPKKRRRVLPVELPRPKGPKGMGPGGGPPPINRHRNAIKHPPVGQPDHKINRMAYPYGYFLDAAGITSLIMAPNANLNSTPVGSSNSVTATTASLGVTTNSVTSNVTTSTSINQDKKDLVNNSHVADGATTDSTKLSNSSAVNNSAEARHYSPSTSPPKSNNLVAVNT, from the exons ATGACAACGATAGACGATAATCGGGTCATTCTTAATGTTGGCGGCATCCGCCATGAGACTTATAAAGCCACCCTAAAGAAGATTCCAGCCACGCGTCTCTCCCGACTGACCGAGGCGCTGGCCAACTATGACCCCATACTTAACGAGTACTTCTTCGACCGCCACCCTGGGGTGTTCGCGCAGATCCTCAACTACTACCGCACAGGGAAGCTCCACTACCCCACCGATGTCTGTGGCCCGCTGTTTGAGGAAGAACTCGAGTTCTGGGGGTTGGATTCGAACCAAGTGGAGCCGTGCTGCTGGATGACCTACACCCAACACAGGGATACTCAGGACGTGCTGGCCATCTTGGATCGGCTGGACCTGGACACAGACAAACCGACGGAGGAGGACATCATGAAGAAGTTTGGATGGGAGGAGGAATACAGGGCGGGGGAGCTGAACTGCTGGCAGAGGATCCAGCCCAAGATATGGGCCCTCTTTGACGAGCCCTACTCCTCCAATGCTGCCAAGGTAAGACGG GTCATCGCCGTTGTATCAGTATTTTTCATCGTGGTTTCTATTTTATCCTTCTGTTTGAAAACACATCCCGAGATGCGAGTTCCAGTGCTCAAGAATACCACTTCGAACACCTCCGACGGCGGACTCTCATGGCGGCTAGAGAAGAAGAAGACAGAGCCCCATCAGGCGTTCTTTTATATTGAATGTGCAAGCAATGCTTGGTttacatttgaaataataattcgaTTGATAGTTGCACCAAATAAGTTAGATTTTCTGAAAGCACCGGTGAACATAATAGATATTATAGCTACTCTTTCATTCTATTTGGATTTTATGTTGACGAAGCTGAAACAAGAAAATGATATTCTGGAGTTCTTTAGCATCATCCGTATCATGCGACTTTGTAAGCTTACACGGCATTCCGCCGGACTCAAGATCCTAATTCATACTTTCAAGGCGAGTGCCAAGGAACTCGTGCTGCTAGTGTTTTTCCTTGTGTTGGGCATTGTGATTTTTGCCGCTCTGATATTTTATGCGGAACGAATTCAATATAATCCGGATAACGATTTCACGTCCATTCCGGTTGGACTGTGGTGGGCTATCGTTACTATGACAACCGTGGGGTACGGAGACATGGCGCCAAAGACGTACGTGGGTATGTTTGTGGGGGCGCTGTGTGCTCTGCTGGGGGTACTGACTATTGCGCTCCCAGTCCCCGTCATAGTCAGCAACTTCGCCCTGTTCTATTCTCATACGCAGGCGCGATCCAAACTACCGAAGAAGAGGAGGCGGGTCCTTCCGGTTGAACTGCCTCGACCGAAGGGCCCCAAGGGCATGGGGCCCGGGGGAGGTCCCCCTCCCATCAACAGGCACAGGAACGCCATCAAGCACCCCCCTGTGGGTCAGCCGGACCATAAGATCAACAGAATGG CATATCCGTACGGGTATTTCTTAG ATGCCGCTGGGATCACCAGTCTTATCATGGCACCTAACGCCAACCTAAACAGTACCCCCGTGGGGAGCAGTAACTCTGTGACAGCCACCACCGCCAGCCTGGGGGTCACCACCAACTCTGTCACCAGTAATGTCACCACATCCACCTCGATAAACCAGGACAAGA AGGACCTGGTAAACAACTCTCATGTAGCGGACGGGGCGACAACAGACTCCACCAAACTCTCGAATTCCTCCGCGGTGAACAACTCGGCGGAAGCGCGTCACTACTCCCCCTCCACCTCACCCCCCAAGTCTAACAATCTGGTGGCGGTGAATACGTAA
- the LOC128168420 gene encoding potassium voltage-gated channel protein Shaw-like isoform X7 — MTTIDDNRVILNVGGIRHETYKATLKKIPATRLSRLTEALANYDPILNEYFFDRHPGVFAQILNYYRTGKLHYPTDVCGPLFEEELEFWGLDSNQVEPCCWMTYTQHRDTQDVLAILDRLDLDTDKPTEEDIMKKFGWEEEYRAGELNCWQRIQPKIWALFDEPYSSNAAKVRRVIAVVSVFFIVVSILSFCLKTHPEMRVPVLKNTTSNTSDGGLSWRLEKKKTEPHQAFFYIECASNAWFTFEIIIRLIVAPNKLDFLKAPVNIIDIIATLSFYLDFMLTKLKQENDILEFFSIIRIMRLCKLTRHSAGLKILIHTFKASAKELVLLVFFLVLGIVIFAALIFYAERIQYNPDNDFTSIPVGLWWAIVTMTTVGYGDMAPKTYVGMFVGALCALLGVLTIALPVPVIVSNFALFYSHTQARSKLPKKRRRVLPVELPRPKGPKGMGPGGGPPPINRHRNAIKHPPVGQPDHKINRMDQGCTIQQLMPFRNAAGITSLIMAPNANLNSTPVGSSNSVTATTASLGVTTNSVTSNVTTSTSINQDKKDLVNNSHVADGATTDSTKLSNSSAVNNSAEARHYSPSTSPPKSNNLVAVNT; from the exons ATGACAACGATAGACGATAATCGGGTCATTCTTAATGTTGGCGGCATCCGCCATGAGACTTATAAAGCCACCCTAAAGAAGATTCCAGCCACGCGTCTCTCCCGACTGACCGAGGCGCTGGCCAACTATGACCCCATACTTAACGAGTACTTCTTCGACCGCCACCCTGGGGTGTTCGCGCAGATCCTCAACTACTACCGCACAGGGAAGCTCCACTACCCCACCGATGTCTGTGGCCCGCTGTTTGAGGAAGAACTCGAGTTCTGGGGGTTGGATTCGAACCAAGTGGAGCCGTGCTGCTGGATGACCTACACCCAACACAGGGATACTCAGGACGTGCTGGCCATCTTGGATCGGCTGGACCTGGACACAGACAAACCGACGGAGGAGGACATCATGAAGAAGTTTGGATGGGAGGAGGAATACAGGGCGGGGGAGCTGAACTGCTGGCAGAGGATCCAGCCCAAGATATGGGCCCTCTTTGACGAGCCCTACTCCTCCAATGCTGCCAAGGTAAGACGG GTCATCGCCGTTGTATCAGTATTTTTCATCGTGGTTTCTATTTTATCCTTCTGTTTGAAAACACATCCCGAGATGCGAGTTCCAGTGCTCAAGAATACCACTTCGAACACCTCCGACGGCGGACTCTCATGGCGGCTAGAGAAGAAGAAGACAGAGCCCCATCAGGCGTTCTTTTATATTGAATGTGCAAGCAATGCTTGGTttacatttgaaataataattcgaTTGATAGTTGCACCAAATAAGTTAGATTTTCTGAAAGCACCGGTGAACATAATAGATATTATAGCTACTCTTTCATTCTATTTGGATTTTATGTTGACGAAGCTGAAACAAGAAAATGATATTCTGGAGTTCTTTAGCATCATCCGTATCATGCGACTTTGTAAGCTTACACGGCATTCCGCCGGACTCAAGATCCTAATTCATACTTTCAAGGCGAGTGCCAAGGAACTCGTGCTGCTAGTGTTTTTCCTTGTGTTGGGCATTGTGATTTTTGCCGCTCTGATATTTTATGCGGAACGAATTCAATATAATCCGGATAACGATTTCACGTCCATTCCGGTTGGACTGTGGTGGGCTATCGTTACTATGACAACCGTGGGGTACGGAGACATGGCGCCAAAGACGTACGTGGGTATGTTTGTGGGGGCGCTGTGTGCTCTGCTGGGGGTACTGACTATTGCGCTCCCAGTCCCCGTCATAGTCAGCAACTTCGCCCTGTTCTATTCTCATACGCAGGCGCGATCCAAACTACCGAAGAAGAGGAGGCGGGTCCTTCCGGTTGAACTGCCTCGACCGAAGGGCCCCAAGGGCATGGGGCCCGGGGGAGGTCCCCCTCCCATCAACAGGCACAGGAACGCCATCAAGCACCCCCCTGTGGGTCAGCCGGACCATAAGATCAACAGAATGG ATCAAGGTTGTACAATACAGCAATTGATGCCCTTTCGTA ATGCCGCTGGGATCACCAGTCTTATCATGGCACCTAACGCCAACCTAAACAGTACCCCCGTGGGGAGCAGTAACTCTGTGACAGCCACCACCGCCAGCCTGGGGGTCACCACCAACTCTGTCACCAGTAATGTCACCACATCCACCTCGATAAACCAGGACAAGA AGGACCTGGTAAACAACTCTCATGTAGCGGACGGGGCGACAACAGACTCCACCAAACTCTCGAATTCCTCCGCGGTGAACAACTCGGCGGAAGCGCGTCACTACTCCCCCTCCACCTCACCCCCCAAGTCTAACAATCTGGTGGCGGTGAATACGTAA